From Candidatus Poribacteria bacterium, one genomic window encodes:
- a CDS encoding fumarylacetoacetate hydrolase family protein: MKFLQIEEKGENRLCVLLGNEAIDLKATYLTGGGKSYRAALFDDTLTFIENMDESMELLEETMEIISKGIRVSLPIPERLKPPITYPRKLLCLAGNYAEHIREGGGTAYDKSKVTPRVFMKPPSTTVIGHGEPIVIPRNGNRIDWEAELGVVIGRRGKFISAEEAYDYVFGYTIVNDVSERRLKVPKEREPREGDRWFDWLNGKWFDTFAPMGPWIVTKDEIPDPHSLRISLTVNGEVMQDSNTNHMIFTVPELIQFISTLLTLEPGDVISTGTPEGTGAARGIFLKKGDLIRIKIERIGELVNPVESEMGK; the protein is encoded by the coding sequence ATGAAATTTTTACAGATAGAAGAGAAGGGGGAAAATAGGCTTTGTGTCCTCCTGGGGAATGAGGCGATAGATCTCAAGGCGACATATCTCACCGGCGGCGGCAAATCATACAGGGCTGCTCTGTTTGACGATACGCTGACATTCATCGAAAACATGGATGAGTCGATGGAGCTCCTTGAGGAGACGATGGAGATCATCTCGAAGGGGATACGTGTGAGCCTGCCGATCCCGGAGAGGCTCAAGCCGCCTATAACCTATCCGCGTAAGCTTCTATGTCTGGCGGGCAACTACGCCGAGCATATCCGCGAGGGCGGCGGAACGGCCTATGATAAGTCAAAGGTGACGCCGCGCGTCTTCATGAAGCCCCCATCAACGACGGTTATCGGTCACGGCGAGCCGATCGTAATTCCCAGAAACGGGAACAGGATCGACTGGGAAGCCGAGCTGGGTGTCGTCATCGGCAGACGGGGTAAGTTTATATCCGCCGAGGAGGCCTACGATTACGTCTTCGGTTATACGATCGTGAACGATGTCTCCGAGCGAAGGCTGAAAGTACCCAAAGAGCGCGAGCCGCGAGAGGGCGATAGGTGGTTCGACTGGCTCAACGGCAAATGGTTCGACACCTTTGCACCCATGGGGCCGTGGATCGTCACCAAGGATGAGATACCGGATCCTCATTCCCTCCGGATATCGCTCACGGTGAACGGCGAAGTGATGCAGGATTCAAACACAAACCACATGATCTTCACCGTGCCGGAGCTGATCCAGTTCATATCAACCCTTCTCACTCTGGAACCCGGAGATGTGATCTCAACCGGAACCCCGGAGGGAACTGGAGCGGCACGGGGGATCTTCCTGAAAAAGGGGGATCTTATCAGAATAAAGATCGAGAGGATCGGTGAACTCGTAAATCCGGTTGAATCGGAGATGGGAAAATGA